The proteins below come from a single Hemitrygon akajei chromosome 2, sHemAka1.3, whole genome shotgun sequence genomic window:
- the LOC140741168 gene encoding iron-sulfur cluster assembly 1 homolog, mitochondrial-like yields the protein MLSGPRSCASHPGLPSSPPPPFSLSRPSAALSSMSGSILRASIKAVSARRRLVPTRAALTLTPLAVNKIKQLLQEKPEYIGLKIGVRTRGCNGLSYTLEYTKEKRDSDEEVIQDGVRIFIEKKAQLTLLGTEMDYTENKLASEFVFHNPNIKGTCGCGESFHV from the exons ATGCTCTCGGGGCCGAGGTCTTGCGCCTCACACCCAGGCCTCCCctcatcccctcctccccccttttctctctccagaCCCTCTGCTGCTCTCAGCAGTATGTCCGGCTCCATATTGAGAGCATCTATTAAAGCCGTGAGTGCCAGGAGACGCCTGGTTCCGACCAGAGCAGCACTAACGCTG ACCCCTCTGGCTGTTAATAAAATTAAGCAACTGCTTCAGGAAAAGCCTGAATAT ATTGGGTTGAAGATTGGAGTGCGAACCAGGGGTTGTAATGGTCTGTCCTATACTTTGGAATACACAAAGGAGAAAAGAGATTCAGATGAAGAAGTAATCCAGGATG GTGTACGAATATTCATTGAAAAGAAAGCGCAGTTGACACTCCTAGGAACAGAAATGGACTacacagaaaataaacttgcAAGTGAATTTGTCTTTCACAATCCCAACATAAAAGGAACCTGTGGTTGTGgagaaagttttcatgtttaa